GCCAGCGTGGCTTATTTGGCGGCCCTTCCCGCCACGCGCTCCACCTTCGCCGAAGGGGCCAAATGTTTGTATCTGTTTGTCAGTCATGGCACCGACAATCCCGACGTCATGCAGTTGTTCGGCCAGGACGAAATTGCCACCGACACCGACGGCATGAATTATTTCGTCGACGGTTGGGGCCAGCCAATTTTTCTGCAGCGCTGGGCGCCCGGGTTTACTTCGCCGCTGCAACCGTGGAATGTGAATCCCACGGATGCCCTGGGCAATGCAAACACCAACAAAATTTATCCGACCACGCACGATCCGCTCGATCCGTTGCAAATGTATCGGCCCACCACGGGCGATTTGTTTTACAATCCGACTTTGCCGGCCAACGAACAAATCTACCCGCCCTTGTATCCGCTGATTTTTTCCTGCGGCCCAGACCAAATTGCGGACATTTTTTTAGAAGGGACCGATCCGGTCAGCGGCTCGCCGAATTTTCATTATTCCACGACCAGCCCACCCAATAATCCCTTCGCCGTGGTCGTCGGCGGACTATTTGGCGCGCCCACCGATTTGCCCAACGGCAATGATCCGAAAAACCTTATCGACAACTCCGTCGACAACATCACCAACCACGATATGTCGGAAAACCAATGAAGCAGAAGTGGTCAGTGGTCAGAAAGCAGTGGTCAGTTGTCAGACCTCGGCGAGCGCAGTCGAGCCGTGGTCAGTGGCAAGTTGAACCCTCTCCCTTTGGGAGAGGGCAGGGTGAGGGTGCTGACTTCCGCCGCCTGCCCGCCCCCTGCACCCTGCCCCCTGCCCCCTGCCCCCTCCGCCGCGCCTTCACGCTGGCCGAGCTGTTGATCGTAGTCGCCATCGTCGTGTTGGTTTCCATTGCTACCGTGCCGCTGGTCAGATCGACGTTAGATACGCGCCGCATTCGCGAATCGGGCCGCTT
The window above is part of the Pirellulales bacterium genome. Proteins encoded here:
- a CDS encoding type II secretion system protein gives rise to the protein MNRDLMMQTTHRKHLCGKLRRLRTFSVLRPSSCALPPAPCTLHPAFTLVELLVAITIMGILSSIALFALASVQESAKGDKTRATIAKLNALVMAKYESYRTRRVPVDVKAVAAYRNYAANNLGWAEARVDVLRELMRMELPDRFTDIIDNPVTAWTDATTGKPDYMQRPSASVAYLAALPATRSTFAEGAKCLYLFVSHGTDNPDVMQLFGQDEIATDTDGMNYFVDGWGQPIFLQRWAPGFTSPLQPWNVNPTDALGNANTNKIYPTTHDPLDPLQMYRPTTGDLFYNPTLPANEQIYPPLYPLIFSCGPDQIADIFLEGTDPVSGSPNFHYSTTSPPNNPFAVVVGGLFGAPTDLPNGNDPKNLIDNSVDNITNHDMSENQ